One segment of Thermodesulfovibrio sp. 3907-1M DNA contains the following:
- a CDS encoding electron transfer flavoprotein subunit alpha, with product MLIRINIEKCTGCGTCVNVCPFGAIELRSFKAVITESCTLCGACVESCPESAIIDERQREEIRQEDFKGVWIFAEQSQGRIASVAYELLGIGRKLADELQTELSAVLFGESPETEELIRWGADKVYYVDAPQYAFLDDELYAKTLVKLINQHKPAILLAGATAIGRSFIPRVAARLRVGLTADCTGLEIDKETGNLLQIRPAFGGNIMATIVSPTSRPQIATVRPRVMKRGEYNPDKKGEIIKIEPLEPTGKIKVLERVEDTSFCKVNLQDAKVIVSGGRGIGGPEGFKMLWELASLLGGTVGASRAAVDEGWIPYAHQVGQTGKTVCPKLYIACGISGAVQHLVGMQSSDIIVAINKDANAPIFNVATYGIVGDVKEIVPLMIKKLKEGVSE from the coding sequence ATGCTTATAAGAATTAACATAGAAAAATGCACAGGATGCGGAACATGTGTTAATGTATGTCCTTTTGGAGCAATTGAATTGAGAAGTTTTAAAGCAGTTATAACAGAATCCTGCACACTTTGCGGTGCATGTGTTGAGTCATGTCCAGAATCTGCAATAATTGACGAAAGGCAAAGAGAAGAAATAAGGCAGGAAGATTTTAAAGGAGTATGGATATTTGCAGAGCAATCACAGGGCAGAATTGCCTCTGTAGCCTATGAACTGCTTGGAATTGGAAGAAAACTTGCCGATGAGCTCCAAACAGAGCTTTCTGCAGTCCTCTTTGGAGAGTCTCCAGAAACAGAAGAGCTTATTCGCTGGGGAGCTGACAAGGTTTATTACGTTGATGCTCCTCAGTATGCTTTCTTAGATGATGAATTATACGCTAAAACTCTTGTAAAGCTGATAAATCAGCACAAACCAGCGATACTGCTTGCCGGTGCTACTGCTATAGGTCGCTCTTTTATCCCAAGAGTAGCTGCCAGACTAAGGGTTGGTTTAACAGCAGATTGCACAGGACTTGAAATTGACAAAGAAACAGGCAATCTTCTTCAGATTCGTCCTGCCTTTGGAGGAAATATTATGGCAACAATTGTCTCCCCAACGAGCAGGCCCCAGATTGCTACAGTAAGACCCAGAGTAATGAAAAGAGGTGAATACAATCCAGATAAAAAAGGTGAAATAATAAAGATTGAACCTCTTGAGCCAACAGGAAAGATTAAAGTTCTTGAAAGGGTTGAAGATACATCTTTCTGCAAAGTAAATCTTCAGGATGCAAAGGTCATTGTTTCAGGTGGTAGAGGAATTGGCGGTCCTGAAGGCTTCAAAATGCTCTGGGAACTTGCCTCTCTTTTAGGTGGCACAGTTGGAGCTTCCCGTGCAGCAGTTGACGAAGGATGGATTCCCTATGCTCATCAAGTAGGACAGACAGGGAAAACAGTATGCCCAAAGCTTTACATAGCCTGCGGAATTTCAGGTGCAGTGCAGCATCTTGTGGGAATGCAATCCAGCGATATAATTGTTGCAATTAACAAAGACGCCAATGCACCCATATTTAATGTGGCAACCTATGGAATTGTTGGTGATGTAAAAGAGATAGTGCCTTTAATGATAAAAAAACTTAAGGAAGGAGTTTCTGAATGA
- the nadA gene encoding quinolinate synthase NadA yields the protein MDNAIVEEIKRLKKQRNAIILAHNYQREEIQDIADFVGDSLELSRQAAQVQCDVIVFCGVHFMAETAAILNPDKTVLLPEIEAGCPMADTVNVKELKEWIRKYPSSPVVSYVNTTAEVKALSYACCTSANAPQIVKAVPFDSIIFVPDKNLADWVKKQVPYKEIIAWNGFCPTHQMIKKEDVIQAKKAHQDALVVVHPECRPEVIELADHVASTSGMVRFAKASQAKEFIIGTEVGLLYRLKKENPDKKFYPLKSTMICPNMKLTTLESVLAALKENRYVIKVPEDIRIKAYEAVQRMFTLMS from the coding sequence ATGGACAACGCAATAGTAGAAGAAATAAAAAGGCTAAAAAAACAGAGGAATGCCATAATTCTTGCCCATAATTATCAGCGGGAAGAGATACAGGATATTGCCGATTTTGTTGGAGATTCTCTTGAATTAAGCAGACAGGCAGCTCAGGTTCAATGTGATGTTATTGTTTTCTGCGGAGTTCATTTTATGGCTGAAACTGCTGCAATACTTAATCCTGACAAAACAGTTCTGCTTCCTGAAATTGAGGCTGGATGTCCTATGGCAGATACGGTAAATGTCAAAGAACTCAAAGAATGGATAAGAAAATATCCTTCATCACCTGTTGTTTCCTATGTTAACACCACTGCTGAAGTTAAAGCATTAAGTTACGCATGCTGCACCTCTGCCAATGCTCCTCAGATTGTAAAAGCAGTTCCCTTTGACTCAATTATCTTTGTTCCTGATAAAAACCTGGCAGACTGGGTAAAGAAACAGGTTCCATATAAGGAAATTATTGCATGGAATGGATTCTGTCCAACTCATCAAATGATAAAAAAGGAAGATGTCATTCAGGCTAAAAAGGCTCATCAAGATGCTCTGGTAGTTGTTCATCCTGAATGTCGTCCTGAAGTTATTGAGCTTGCTGATCATGTTGCCTCTACGAGTGGAATGGTAAGGTTTGCAAAGGCATCTCAGGCTAAGGAATTTATAATTGGCACAGAAGTTGGACTTCTTTACAGACTGAAAAAAGAAAATCCTGATAAAAAATTTTATCCTCTTAAAAGCACAATGATATGCCCAAATATGAAACTCACAACCCTTGAGAGCGTTCTTGCAGCACTAAAAGAAAACAGGTATGTAATTAAAGTTCCTGAAGATATAAGAATAAAAGCCTATGAAGCAGTTCAGAGAATGTTCACTCTTATGTCTTGA
- a CDS encoding SAM-dependent methyltransferase — protein MLKEIIIEKIKKHGPIPFDEFMEMALYYPDVGYYTRADIKIGKEGDFFTASHLGSVFGFLLSKDVENIYQKLNCPQDFTVTELGPGMGYLAKDILDEVSIPLKYNLVEINPSLRDLQQQNLKQHFDKTHWVNSIDDLDPFTGVFICNEVFDALPVRVFEIDESKEVMEVYVDFKDDEFIETLLPCRKDTLQYIKEFAPGVLKIKGYRSEVNLKMKSLIDALSKKLQKGYLLIFDYGYNSQEYYHPDRKGTLLCYHKHTINENPYINIGRQDITAHVNFTALKKWAEEAGFNCEGYFSQSKYLISLCNEAVLKEIYQKNLIQLFKRVVLPQGMGESHKVIILSKNLDSHFR, from the coding sequence ATGCTTAAAGAAATAATAATTGAGAAAATAAAAAAACATGGGCCAATTCCTTTTGATGAATTCATGGAAATGGCTCTTTATTATCCAGATGTCGGCTATTATACCAGGGCTGATATAAAAATTGGAAAAGAGGGAGACTTTTTTACAGCATCCCATCTTGGTTCAGTATTCGGCTTTTTATTGAGTAAAGACGTAGAAAACATTTATCAAAAACTTAATTGTCCTCAGGATTTTACAGTGACTGAATTAGGTCCTGGAATGGGATATCTTGCTAAGGACATTCTTGATGAAGTCTCTATTCCTCTGAAATACAATCTCGTAGAAATAAATCCGTCATTAAGAGATTTACAGCAACAAAATCTTAAACAACACTTTGATAAAACTCACTGGGTTAACTCAATTGATGATTTAGACCCATTTACTGGAGTATTTATATGTAACGAAGTTTTCGATGCTTTACCTGTAAGAGTTTTTGAGATAGATGAATCAAAAGAGGTTATGGAGGTTTATGTAGATTTTAAAGATGATGAATTCATTGAAACTCTTTTGCCTTGCAGGAAAGATACTCTACAGTATATTAAAGAGTTTGCTCCAGGGGTTTTGAAAATAAAAGGATATCGCTCTGAAGTAAATTTAAAAATGAAATCTCTCATTGATGCTCTGAGTAAAAAACTGCAAAAAGGCTATCTCCTGATCTTTGATTACGGATACAACTCTCAGGAATACTATCATCCAGACAGGAAAGGAACATTGCTATGCTATCATAAGCATACAATTAACGAAAATCCCTATATAAACATCGGAAGGCAAGACATAACAGCTCATGTAAATTTTACTGCATTAAAAAAATGGGCAGAAGAGGCAGGATTTAATTGTGAAGGATATTTTTCCCAGAGTAAATATCTTATTTCCCTATGTAATGAAGCGGTTTTAAAGGAGATTTATCAAAAAAATTTAATACAGCTTTTTAAAAGAGTTGTGCTCCCCCAGGGAATGGGGGAGTCACATAAAGTAATAATTTTATCAAAAAATTTAGATTCCCATTTTCGTTAA
- a CDS encoding DUF996 domain-containing protein, translated as MAQAGNEKILGGLGSIFIIFGFVPWIGWLLSIAGIVLLFIAMNKLAQAFSDKNIFNKFLTGFLVSTAGILTGIIFGMFSMIPLMMGNSYHGMNLPFSGFMLIFIFLIVYALSIVGMYFYRQCFNLLHHYTQINLFRLAGAFMFWGAVGVIVFGLGAIAILVGWILLAIAFFSLPEHHEEKNTA; from the coding sequence ATGGCACAGGCAGGTAATGAAAAAATTTTAGGAGGTCTCGGGTCTATTTTTATTATTTTTGGTTTTGTCCCCTGGATAGGCTGGCTACTTAGTATAGCAGGTATTGTTTTGTTATTTATTGCGATGAATAAACTGGCTCAGGCTTTTTCAGATAAGAACATCTTTAACAAGTTTTTAACCGGTTTTTTAGTTAGCACAGCAGGAATACTCACAGGAATTATTTTTGGAATGTTTTCAATGATACCACTGATGATGGGTAATTCTTACCATGGCATGAACTTACCATTTTCAGGTTTCATGTTGATTTTTATATTCCTTATTGTTTATGCCTTAAGCATTGTGGGTATGTATTTCTATCGCCAATGTTTTAATCTTTTACATCATTATACCCAGATAAATCTTTTCAGGCTTGCAGGTGCTTTCATGTTCTGGGGTGCTGTTGGAGTTATAGTCTTTGGTTTGGGCGCGATTGCAATCTTGGTAGGATGGATACTGCTTGCAATAGCTTTTTTCAGTCTTCCAGAGCATCATGAAGAAAAAAACACGGCATAA
- a CDS encoding AarF/ABC1/UbiB kinase family protein, producing the protein MDFLRIKKTYYSAKRFQEIINVFIKHGFGQIVDQIHLGRFVALKKRIKSFGRWPYYKAPTVAERLRIAFEELGPTFIKLGQLLSSRPDLISIAYAKEFKKLQDRVPPFETEKVYEIIEKELGVSIKKIFETINPEPLGSASIAQVHEAVLKDGKEVIVKVRRPGIKQQIMLDLTILHSLAKLIEKHVPESKIFDPVGIVEQFSRSITKELDFKREASSAIVFRENFKDDPKVYIPYVFRELTTEKILVMEKVNGIRIDEVELLQAKGFDIETLLNTLIEMYFKQIFDYGFFHGDPHPGNILVMDNSRIALVDFGIVERIDEEFKEAYANVALAIINQNTDRLITEYLKLGIIPEEIDKEKLKKELKEDIEEILFPIYTYRIEEIKISELIEAIMKVALKHRLRFLPELLLIDKVLIMLEGLTRQLCPKISIIELLKPYAKKIISKRLHPDFYLNKTLKALNEFKEAALNIPFQLKTLLKKAVKDEITVRMYHVNLPEFIKDIDKASNKIAFALIVSAMILSSAIMHAAEVKPLIYGISLFGLITGVFAFFLGLWLIISIIRSGKL; encoded by the coding sequence ATGGATTTTTTAAGAATTAAAAAAACCTATTATTCAGCAAAAAGGTTTCAGGAAATAATCAATGTCTTTATAAAACATGGATTCGGTCAGATAGTTGATCAGATTCATCTCGGAAGATTCGTAGCTTTAAAGAAAAGAATAAAAAGTTTTGGAAGATGGCCCTATTATAAAGCCCCTACTGTTGCTGAAAGATTGAGAATTGCCTTTGAGGAGCTTGGTCCTACTTTTATAAAACTTGGACAACTTCTTTCATCACGACCAGACCTTATAAGCATTGCCTATGCAAAGGAATTTAAGAAACTTCAGGATAGGGTTCCTCCATTTGAAACAGAAAAAGTTTACGAAATCATTGAAAAAGAACTTGGAGTGAGCATTAAAAAAATTTTTGAAACTATTAATCCTGAGCCTCTTGGTTCTGCCTCAATTGCTCAGGTTCATGAAGCAGTGTTAAAAGATGGTAAAGAGGTCATTGTAAAGGTGCGACGGCCGGGTATAAAACAACAGATTATGCTTGACCTTACAATACTTCACAGTCTTGCTAAACTTATTGAAAAACATGTTCCTGAAAGTAAAATTTTTGATCCTGTTGGAATTGTTGAACAGTTTTCGCGATCTATTACAAAAGAGCTTGATTTCAAAAGAGAAGCATCCAGTGCAATAGTTTTCAGGGAAAATTTTAAAGATGACCCAAAGGTTTATATTCCCTATGTCTTCAGAGAGTTGACCACTGAAAAAATTCTTGTTATGGAAAAAGTTAATGGAATCAGAATAGATGAGGTAGAATTACTTCAAGCAAAAGGATTTGACATTGAAACGCTTTTAAATACCTTAATTGAGATGTATTTTAAGCAGATTTTTGATTATGGCTTTTTCCACGGTGACCCACATCCTGGTAATATTCTTGTAATGGATAACTCCCGTATAGCGCTCGTTGATTTTGGGATAGTTGAAAGAATTGATGAAGAATTCAAAGAAGCTTATGCAAATGTAGCACTGGCAATAATAAATCAGAACACTGACAGATTAATAACAGAGTATCTAAAACTTGGTATTATTCCTGAGGAGATTGATAAAGAAAAACTCAAAAAAGAACTCAAGGAAGATATAGAAGAAATACTTTTCCCAATTTATACTTACAGAATTGAGGAGATTAAAATATCAGAACTTATTGAAGCAATCATGAAAGTAGCATTAAAGCACAGACTGAGATTTCTTCCTGAACTACTATTGATTGACAAAGTTTTAATAATGCTTGAAGGATTAACAAGACAGCTTTGTCCAAAAATATCTATTATTGAACTACTGAAGCCCTATGCAAAAAAAATCATATCTAAGAGACTGCATCCTGATTTCTATCTGAACAAAACTCTTAAAGCATTGAATGAATTTAAAGAAGCTGCTCTGAATATCCCTTTTCAGCTTAAAACACTTCTCAAGAAGGCTGTTAAGGATGAGATAACTGTTCGCATGTATCATGTTAATCTTCCTGAATTTATCAAAGATATTGATAAAGCAAGCAATAAGATTGCCTTTGCTCTTATTGTAAGTGCCATGATACTTAGTTCAGCAATAATGCACGCCGCTGAAGTAAAACCTTTAATATATGGAATCTCTCTTTTTGGGCTTATTACAGGAGTATTTGCCTTTTTTCTTGGTTTGTGGCTGATTATATCAATAATCAGATCGGGAAAGTTGTAA
- the fabD gene encoding ACP S-malonyltransferase — protein MIAFVFPGQGSQYVGMGKDLSETAKDLFEIASDVLGFDLAKLCFDGPDSDLNKTENTQPAILTVSYALLREVLASGISPVFVAGHSLGEYTAAVCGGVFSFEDAVKITRKRGELMQKAQPEGKGAMAAVLGLDAITLKQICESITDFYVDLANLNCPGQIVISGEAEAVKKASELAKQKGAKKVVPLQVSIPSHCMLMREVAQEFEKYLQNFNFKNSKFPIVSNVDAEAVQDAEAILNALIKQLYSPVRWQDCVKYMISKAVDTFIEIGPGKVLSGLIKRIDPSVKVYNIENLNDLTSIKKEELK, from the coding sequence ATGATAGCCTTTGTTTTTCCCGGACAGGGTTCTCAATATGTTGGCATGGGTAAAGATTTATCTGAAACTGCAAAGGATTTATTTGAAATAGCCAGTGATGTTCTTGGTTTTGATCTTGCAAAGCTGTGTTTTGATGGACCTGACTCAGATTTAAATAAAACAGAAAATACTCAGCCAGCTATACTTACTGTATCTTATGCCTTACTGAGAGAGGTTTTAGCTTCAGGAATATCACCTGTTTTTGTGGCTGGACATTCACTTGGAGAATACACCGCAGCAGTTTGTGGAGGAGTTTTCTCTTTTGAGGATGCTGTGAAGATTACAAGAAAAAGAGGTGAGCTTATGCAAAAAGCTCAACCAGAAGGCAAAGGTGCAATGGCTGCTGTTTTAGGGCTTGACGCAATTACGCTGAAACAGATATGTGAGAGCATTACAGATTTTTATGTTGATCTGGCAAATTTAAACTGTCCCGGACAGATTGTAATATCTGGAGAGGCTGAAGCAGTCAAAAAAGCCTCTGAGCTTGCGAAACAAAAGGGCGCAAAAAAGGTTGTTCCTCTTCAGGTAAGTATTCCATCTCATTGCATGCTTATGAGAGAGGTGGCTCAGGAGTTTGAAAAATACTTGCAAAATTTCAATTTTAAAAATTCCAAATTTCCAATAGTAAGCAATGTGGATGCAGAGGCAGTGCAGGATGCAGAAGCTATCCTGAATGCTTTAATAAAACAGTTATACAGTCCTGTAAGATGGCAGGATTGTGTAAAATACATGATTTCCAAGGCAGTTGATACATTCATAGAGATTGGTCCTGGAAAAGTTCTTTCCGGACTCATAAAGAGAATTGACCCTTCAGTTAAAGTTTACAACATAGAAAATTTGAACGATTTAACAAGCATTAAAAAGGAGGAGTTAAAATGA
- a CDS encoding acyl-CoA dehydrogenase family protein has protein sequence MDYFLTEEQRMIKDLARQIAEEHVKPVRAELDETGEFPWEIMKILAQADMFRVFIPAEYGGLGTGALELCLVVEELSRVCLGVSTTYAANALGTYPILLFGTEEQKKKYLPDIADGKRLVAFALTEPNAGSDAGGIQTTATRDGDYYILNGRKQWITNGGEAEIYTVIALTDKAKGPRGASAFIVEKGTPGFSFGKKENKMGIRASATRELIFEDCRVPKENMLGREGMGFIVAMKTLDQSRVGVGAQGVGVAQGAFEEAAKFAKQRIQFGQPVISFQAVQHMLADMAIQIEAARALVYSVARYIDSGAKDITKASAMAKTFATDVAMKVTVDAVQVMGGSGYMKDYPVEKMMRDAKILQIYEGTNQIQRNVIGQAIIKELTKMGI, from the coding sequence GTGGATTATTTTTTAACTGAAGAACAAAGAATGATAAAAGACCTGGCAAGGCAAATTGCAGAGGAGCATGTTAAACCTGTAAGAGCAGAGCTTGATGAAACTGGTGAATTTCCATGGGAGATTATGAAGATTTTAGCTCAGGCTGATATGTTCAGGGTATTTATTCCAGCTGAATACGGAGGATTGGGAACAGGAGCTCTTGAGCTCTGTCTTGTAGTGGAAGAACTATCCCGTGTCTGTCTTGGAGTTTCAACTACCTATGCTGCAAATGCTCTTGGAACTTATCCAATTCTTCTTTTTGGAACTGAAGAACAAAAGAAGAAATATTTACCAGATATAGCAGATGGCAAGCGCCTTGTTGCTTTTGCACTGACAGAACCAAATGCTGGAAGCGATGCAGGAGGAATTCAGACAACTGCGACAAGGGATGGAGATTACTACATTCTAAATGGTAGAAAACAGTGGATAACTAACGGTGGAGAGGCAGAAATCTATACAGTTATTGCTCTTACAGATAAAGCTAAAGGTCCAAGAGGTGCATCAGCATTTATAGTTGAAAAAGGAACTCCGGGATTTAGCTTTGGGAAAAAAGAAAATAAAATGGGAATAAGAGCATCAGCAACAAGAGAGTTGATATTTGAGGATTGCAGAGTCCCGAAAGAAAATATGCTCGGTAGAGAAGGTATGGGATTTATTGTTGCTATGAAAACACTTGATCAGAGCCGAGTTGGTGTGGGCGCACAGGGAGTTGGTGTTGCTCAGGGTGCTTTTGAAGAAGCTGCAAAGTTTGCTAAGCAGAGAATACAGTTCGGTCAGCCTGTTATAAGTTTTCAGGCAGTCCAGCACATGCTGGCAGATATGGCAATTCAGATTGAAGCTGCAAGAGCTCTTGTTTACTCTGTGGCAAGATACATTGACAGCGGAGCAAAGGATATTACAAAAGCCTCTGCAATGGCAAAGACTTTCGCAACTGATGTGGCTATGAAAGTGACAGTTGATGCTGTTCAGGTTATGGGTGGCTCAGGATATATGAAGGACTATCCTGTTGAAAAGATGATGCGCGATGCAAAAATTCTTCAGATATATGAAGGAACAAATCAGATTCAGAGAAATGTTATAGGACAGGCAATCATAAAAGAGTTAACGAAAATGGGAATCTAA
- a CDS encoding electron transfer flavoprotein subunit beta/FixA family protein, translated as MRIIVCIKQVPDVTEVKIDPKTNTLIRDGVPSIMNPYDLHAIEAALQIKEATSGKVTAVTMGPPQAEEVLREAISMGVDDAVLLTDRRFAGADTWATAYTLSRAARKIGFDLIICGKQAIDGDTAQVGPEMAEFLEIPHVAYVRKIDKIGSSEMIVERLMDDCYEKIWIKLPALITVVKELNNPRPPSIRGKMAAKKASIPRWNADDIEAEQDRIGLKGSPTMVKNIFAPPPRGERRILEGTPEEQVNTLVKELRRLGCL; from the coding sequence ATGAGAATTATTGTCTGCATTAAGCAGGTTCCGGATGTTACAGAAGTAAAAATTGATCCAAAAACAAACACTCTTATAAGAGATGGTGTTCCAAGCATCATGAATCCCTATGATTTGCACGCCATTGAAGCTGCCCTGCAGATTAAAGAGGCTACATCGGGCAAAGTTACAGCTGTTACAATGGGTCCACCTCAGGCTGAAGAGGTGTTAAGGGAAGCTATATCAATGGGCGTGGATGATGCGGTCTTACTTACAGACAGGCGATTCGCAGGAGCAGACACATGGGCAACTGCCTATACCCTTTCACGGGCTGCAAGAAAAATTGGCTTTGATTTAATAATCTGTGGAAAACAGGCAATTGATGGTGATACTGCTCAGGTAGGACCTGAAATGGCTGAGTTTCTTGAGATTCCTCATGTTGCATATGTAAGAAAAATTGATAAAATTGGCTCTTCAGAAATGATTGTTGAAAGACTTATGGATGACTGTTATGAAAAGATATGGATAAAGCTGCCAGCATTGATAACAGTGGTAAAAGAATTAAATAATCCCCGCCCACCTTCAATAAGAGGTAAAATGGCAGCCAAAAAGGCATCAATTCCAAGGTGGAATGCTGATGACATTGAAGCAGAACAAGACAGGATAGGACTTAAAGGTTCTCCCACAATGGTTAAAAACATATTTGCACCTCCACCAAGAGGAGAAAGAAGAATTCTTGAAGGCACACCTGAGGAGCAGGTTAACACGCTTGTTAAAGAACTAAGGAGGTTGGGATGCTTATAA
- a CDS encoding TldD/PmbA family protein → MLQQHILNAILNKIPHIHADWEVYFLRRKIYSVEGKDLDIDKKKNAIKELFSIRVIKDKKAGMSSCATLDKIPEAMQQATEIARISEPDEFLNLPEPQQIKKIKVFDEELITIRENLPQILIDMQKSAFFNRRIKKLRNAEINITIEEKGIINSKGLSVYEPFTTVTAHIIAIAEEHDSQMGWAYRAERFLKNIKFEEVAKEAGEKALMLLNPKKIKSFNGFAVLDPFVASEFLELISHSLSAENYQMGRSLFTEKLGQMVINEKLNIIDNGLLPERFGSTPFDGEGSPTTEKFLVKNGVLVSLLHNTYTAQRAGTTSTGNAVRTERGVSVGPTNLYIETAGTRVENLIKQVDRGIYIVEVMGMHTANPVSGDFSVGISGIYVENGELKHPVKEAVYSGNVQELFKNIKAAGDDLNFFGNIGSPTLLVEGADISG, encoded by the coding sequence ATGCTTCAGCAACATATATTGAATGCAATTTTAAATAAAATTCCTCACATTCATGCTGATTGGGAAGTTTATTTTTTAAGAAGAAAGATTTATTCAGTGGAAGGCAAGGATTTAGATATTGATAAAAAAAAGAATGCCATAAAAGAGCTTTTCTCAATAAGAGTAATAAAAGATAAAAAAGCTGGAATGTCAAGTTGCGCTACATTGGATAAAATTCCAGAGGCAATGCAGCAGGCAACTGAAATTGCCAGAATATCTGAACCGGACGAATTCTTAAATCTTCCAGAACCACAACAAATAAAGAAAATAAAAGTCTTTGACGAAGAATTAATAACCATAAGAGAAAACCTGCCTCAGATACTGATAGATATGCAAAAATCTGCTTTTTTTAACAGAAGAATTAAAAAACTCAGAAACGCAGAGATAAATATTACGATAGAGGAAAAGGGCATAATAAATTCAAAAGGACTGTCTGTTTATGAGCCTTTTACCACTGTTACAGCACATATAATTGCCATTGCTGAGGAGCATGACTCACAGATGGGCTGGGCTTACAGGGCAGAGAGATTTTTAAAAAACATTAAGTTTGAAGAAGTTGCAAAGGAAGCAGGAGAAAAAGCTTTGATGCTTCTTAATCCAAAAAAAATTAAATCTTTTAATGGTTTTGCAGTTTTAGATCCCTTTGTTGCTTCCGAATTTCTTGAACTTATAAGTCATTCTCTTTCTGCAGAAAACTATCAAATGGGTAGGTCTTTATTCACAGAAAAACTCGGACAGATGGTTATAAATGAAAAACTTAATATTATTGACAACGGATTGCTTCCTGAAAGATTTGGTTCTACACCCTTTGATGGTGAAGGCTCTCCAACTACAGAAAAATTTCTTGTGAAAAATGGTGTTTTAGTATCACTCTTGCACAATACATATACAGCACAGCGTGCAGGAACCACATCTACTGGCAATGCTGTGAGAACAGAAAGAGGAGTATCAGTAGGTCCAACGAATCTTTATATTGAAACAGCAGGAACTCGTGTAGAGAATTTAATAAAACAGGTTGACAGAGGCATCTATATTGTAGAAGTTATGGGCATGCACACAGCAAATCCTGTTAGTGGAGATTTTTCCGTTGGTATTTCTGGAATTTACGTAGAAAATGGAGAGTTAAAACACCCTGTAAAGGAAGCAGTATATTCCGGTAATGTTCAGGAGCTTTTTAAAAACATTAAAGCAGCAGGAGATGATTTGAATTTCTTTGGAAACATCGGTTCTCCAACCCTCCTTGTTGAGGGTGCAGATATATCCGGTTAA
- the queD gene encoding 6-carboxytetrahydropterin synthase QueD has translation MYKLKIITEFDAAHQLRGYKGKCENIHGHNWKVEVEVIAENLNEIGIAIDFKELKGVTEEVISRLDHSFINQIPPFTEINPSSENIARWIYMSLKDKLNTLPVKLYSVTVWESDHASATYIECNFK, from the coding sequence ATGTATAAGCTAAAAATCATCACAGAATTTGATGCTGCTCATCAGTTAAGAGGCTATAAAGGAAAATGTGAGAATATTCACGGGCACAACTGGAAGGTTGAAGTAGAAGTAATTGCTGAAAATCTTAATGAAATCGGCATTGCCATTGATTTTAAAGAATTAAAAGGAGTTACTGAAGAGGTAATCTCAAGGCTTGACCATTCTTTTATAAATCAGATTCCTCCATTTACTGAGATAAATCCTTCAAGTGAAAATATAGCAAGATGGATATACATGTCTTTGAAAGACAAATTAAACACACTTCCTGTAAAACTCTACAGTGTTACTGTATGGGAGTCCGATCATGCTTCAGCAACATATATTGAATGCAATTTTAAATAA
- a CDS encoding lytic transglycosylase domain-containing protein — MFIVLQIVAFLIFLTCNAFADRICVKIIDGEKVYTNICEKKISLKKSYKPQKFSSSNNVSSISKQELEKIVEERSIFYGIDPKLIKEMIREESGWNPNAVSPKGAMGVMQLMPGTAVLMGVKDPFDPVQNIDGGIRYMKYLLEKFNGNFQLALAAYNAGPSLVEALGRIPNIAETQNYVRKISLRYSGSSSHYKIKKPIKAVVLSDGTVIYTNREDLYIWTTQ; from the coding sequence ATGTTTATAGTTCTGCAAATAGTGGCATTTTTAATATTTTTAACCTGTAATGCCTTTGCTGATAGAATTTGTGTTAAGATAATTGACGGTGAAAAGGTATACACAAATATATGTGAGAAAAAAATATCTTTGAAAAAATCATACAAACCTCAAAAATTCTCTTCATCAAACAATGTTTCATCAATATCAAAACAGGAGCTTGAAAAGATTGTTGAGGAAAGATCCATATTTTACGGAATAGACCCCAAGTTAATAAAAGAGATGATAAGGGAGGAAAGCGGTTGGAATCCTAATGCAGTTTCACCAAAGGGTGCAATGGGAGTAATGCAGCTTATGCCAGGCACAGCAGTTCTTATGGGAGTAAAAGATCCCTTTGATCCCGTGCAAAATATAGATGGTGGAATAAGATATATGAAATATCTCCTTGAAAAATTTAATGGCAACTTTCAACTTGCACTTGCTGCTTATAATGCCGGACCTAGTCTTGTTGAGGCTCTTGGAAGAATTCCCAATATTGCAGAAACACAGAACTATGTAAGAAAAATCTCTTTGAGATACTCTGGAAGTTCTTCACACTATAAAATTAAAAAACCAATTAAAGCTGTTGTGCTTTCCGACGGAACTGTTATATACACAAACAGGGAGGATCTCTACATATGGACAACGCAATAG